A single genomic interval of Bacillus smithii harbors:
- the ltrA gene encoding group II intron reverse transcriptase/maturase: MLLNQILSRENMLLALQRVEKNKGSHGVDMMPVQNLRQHIVENWISIKEAILKGTYEPMPVRRVEIPKPDGGVRLLGIPTVTDRLIQQAIAQVLSRIYDPMFSEHSYGFRSNRSAHDAVRKAKGYIRDGYRWVVDMDLEKFFDRVNHDRLMSTLAKTIKEKPLLKLIRKYLQAGIMINGVISRTEEGTPQGGPLSPLLSNIVLDELDKELEKRGHKFVRYADDCNIYVKSKRAGERTMASVKRFIEGKLRLKVNEKKSAVDRPWKRKFLGFSFTPSKEPKVRIAKQSLKRMKKKVREITSRKIPYPMEYRIKKLNQYLLGWCGYFALADTKSIFEDLDGWIRRRLRMCLWKNWKTSKTRIRNLIKLGVPEWKAYEWGNSRKGYWRISKSPILHRTLGNSYWSNQGLKSLQKRYEFLRHLS, translated from the coding sequence ATGCTTTTGAATCAAATCCTGTCACGGGAGAATATGCTTTTAGCTTTACAAAGAGTAGAAAAGAACAAAGGTAGCCATGGAGTAGATATGATGCCCGTACAAAACCTCCGTCAGCACATAGTCGAAAACTGGATATCCATTAAAGAGGCAATTCTCAAGGGTACCTATGAACCAATGCCTGTTCGAAGAGTCGAAATCCCGAAACCTGATGGCGGTGTTCGGTTACTAGGTATTCCAACCGTAACAGACCGTTTGATTCAACAAGCAATTGCCCAAGTATTATCGAGGATATATGACCCTATGTTCTCCGAACATAGTTATGGGTTTCGTTCAAATCGAAGTGCTCATGACGCAGTTAGGAAAGCAAAAGGCTATATCAGAGATGGTTATAGATGGGTAGTAGACATGGATTTAGAAAAGTTCTTCGATCGAGTGAATCATGACAGGCTGATGAGTACATTAGCCAAGACTATTAAAGAAAAGCCACTATTGAAGCTAATCCGCAAATATCTACAAGCTGGTATCATGATTAATGGTGTGATATCTAGGACAGAAGAAGGGACGCCGCAAGGTGGCCCCCTAAGCCCTTTACTTTCGAATATTGTACTAGATGAACTAGACAAAGAATTAGAGAAAAGAGGGCATAAATTTGTTCGTTATGCCGATGACTGTAATATTTACGTGAAGTCAAAACGGGCTGGTGAAAGAACCATGGCTAGTGTCAAACGATTTATTGAGGGAAAACTTCGTCTAAAAGTCAACGAGAAGAAATCTGCGGTTGACCGACCATGGAAACGAAAGTTTCTAGGATTTAGTTTTACACCTTCAAAAGAGCCAAAAGTTCGGATTGCCAAGCAAAGTCTAAAACGAATGAAGAAAAAGGTGCGAGAAATCACGTCAAGAAAAATACCATACCCAATGGAATATCGGATTAAGAAACTTAACCAATATCTACTTGGATGGTGTGGATATTTTGCATTAGCAGACACAAAGAGTATCTTTGAAGATTTGGATGGCTGGATTCGACGAAGACTCCGGATGTGTTTATGGAAAAACTGGAAAACCTCAAAGACCAGGATACGCAACCTCATAAAACTAGGAGTTCCTGAATGGAAAGCTTATGAATGGGGGAACAGTCGTAAAGGTTATTGGCGAATCTCAAAAAGTCCCATATTACACAGAACCCTTGGAAACTCCTATTGGAGTAACCAAGGGCTTAAAAGTCTACAGAAACGTTATGAATTCTTGCGTCATTTATCTTGA
- the gatB gene encoding Asp-tRNA(Asn)/Glu-tRNA(Gln) amidotransferase subunit GatB — MNFETVIGLEVHVELKTESKIFSPAPAHFGAEPNTNTNVIDLGYPGVLPVLNKRAVEFAMKAAMALNCQIATETKFDRKNYFYPDNPKAYQISQYDQPIGQNGWIEIEVNGKKKKIGITRLHLEEDAGKLTHAGNGYSLVDFNRQGTPLIEIVSEPDIRSPEEAYAYLEKLKSIIQYTGVSDCKMEEGSLRCDANISLRPYGQKEFGTKTELKNLNSFNFVRKGLEFEQKRQEKILLSGGVIEQETRRFDEATGQTILMRVKEGSDDYRYFPEPDLVELYIDDEWKERVRAEIPELPDQRQKRYVEEWGLPAYDAKVLTLTKEMSDFFEATVKAGADAKLASNWMMGEVSAYLNAQGKELHEIALTPESLAGMIRLIENGTISSKIAKKVFKELVEKGGDPEKIVKEKGLVQISDENELRKYVLEVLDANPQSIEDFKNGKDRALGFLVGQIMKATKGQANPPMVNKLLLEEINKR, encoded by the coding sequence ATGAATTTTGAAACTGTGATCGGATTAGAAGTGCACGTAGAACTCAAAACGGAGTCGAAAATCTTTTCGCCTGCACCTGCTCATTTCGGAGCTGAACCGAACACCAATACGAACGTGATCGACCTTGGATATCCGGGTGTGCTGCCAGTGTTGAATAAACGGGCGGTAGAATTTGCGATGAAAGCGGCGATGGCGTTAAATTGCCAAATTGCGACTGAAACGAAGTTTGACCGCAAAAACTATTTTTATCCGGACAATCCGAAAGCCTATCAAATTTCCCAATACGATCAGCCGATTGGCCAAAATGGCTGGATTGAAATTGAAGTGAACGGCAAAAAGAAAAAAATCGGCATTACTCGCCTGCATTTAGAGGAAGATGCCGGGAAATTGACCCATGCCGGAAACGGTTATTCATTGGTTGACTTTAACCGTCAAGGGACACCTCTGATTGAAATCGTTTCTGAACCGGATATTCGCAGCCCGGAAGAAGCATATGCCTATCTGGAAAAATTGAAATCGATTATCCAATATACCGGCGTGTCGGATTGTAAAATGGAAGAAGGATCGCTTCGCTGCGATGCCAATATTTCACTTCGTCCTTACGGTCAAAAAGAATTTGGAACGAAAACGGAACTTAAAAACTTGAACTCGTTCAACTTTGTTCGCAAAGGGCTGGAATTTGAACAAAAACGGCAAGAAAAGATCTTGTTGTCCGGCGGAGTCATTGAACAAGAAACTCGCCGTTTTGATGAAGCGACCGGACAAACGATCTTGATGCGCGTGAAAGAAGGATCGGATGATTACCGCTACTTCCCGGAACCGGACTTAGTAGAACTGTATATTGACGACGAATGGAAAGAACGGGTGCGCGCTGAAATCCCGGAACTTCCGGATCAAAGGCAAAAACGATATGTGGAAGAATGGGGTCTTCCAGCTTATGACGCCAAAGTTCTGACCCTTACAAAAGAAATGTCCGATTTCTTTGAAGCAACCGTAAAAGCCGGAGCCGATGCTAAGCTCGCCTCCAACTGGATGATGGGAGAAGTGTCTGCTTATTTAAATGCGCAAGGAAAAGAATTGCATGAAATCGCCTTGACGCCGGAAAGTTTGGCAGGCATGATTCGCTTGATTGAAAATGGCACTATTTCTTCTAAAATTGCCAAGAAAGTATTTAAAGAGCTGGTCGAAAAAGGCGGAGATCCGGAAAAAATCGTCAAAGAAAAAGGGCTTGTCCAAATTTCTGATGAAAATGAACTGCGCAAATATGTGCTGGAAGTGCTCGATGCCAATCCGCAATCGATTGAAGACTTTAAAAACGGAAAAGATCGGGCGCTTGGATTCCTTGTCGGTCAAATTATGAAAGCGACTAAAGGACAAGCTAATCCGCCGATGGTGAATAAGTTATTGCTTGAAGAAATCAATAAACGTTAA
- the gatA gene encoding Asp-tRNA(Asn)/Glu-tRNA(Gln) amidotransferase subunit GatA translates to MALFDHKLTELHDLLHNKEVSVSDLVDEAYKRISETDEKIQAFLTLDEENARKKAQKLDEKLSSDEEKGLLFGMPIGIKDNIVTKGLRTTCASKILENFDPIYDATVIEKLREAEAITIGKLNMDEFAMGSSTENSGFQLTRNPWDTERVPGGSSGGSAAAVAAGQVPFALGSDTGGSIRQPAAFCGVVGLKPTYGRVSRFGLVAFASSLDQIGPITRNVEDNAYLLQVIAGLDPHDSTSANVEVPNYAAALTGDVKGLKIAVPKEYLGEGVQEEVRQSVLNALKVLEKLGATWEEVSLPHSKYGVATYYLLASSEASSNLARFDGIRYGYRTENAENLIELYKKTRAEGFGDEVKRRIMLGTFALSSGYYDAYYKKAQQVRTLIKKDFEDIFETYDVIIGPTTPTPAFKIGENIDDPLTMYANDILTIPVNLAGVPGISVPCGFSADGLPLGLQIIGKHFDESTVYRVAHAFEQATDFHKQKPQL, encoded by the coding sequence ATGGCACTGTTTGACCATAAGCTGACAGAATTGCACGATCTTTTACATAACAAAGAAGTAAGCGTCTCGGACTTAGTCGATGAAGCTTATAAAAGAATCAGTGAAACGGATGAAAAAATACAAGCTTTCTTAACTTTAGATGAAGAAAACGCTCGTAAAAAAGCGCAAAAACTGGACGAAAAGCTTAGCAGCGACGAAGAAAAAGGCCTTTTATTCGGAATGCCGATTGGAATTAAAGACAACATCGTTACAAAAGGTCTGCGCACAACTTGCGCCAGCAAAATATTAGAAAACTTCGATCCTATTTATGATGCGACCGTAATCGAAAAACTTCGGGAAGCAGAAGCCATTACGATCGGAAAATTGAATATGGATGAATTTGCGATGGGATCCTCCACTGAAAATTCCGGCTTCCAGCTGACTCGCAACCCATGGGATACGGAACGTGTTCCGGGCGGTTCTTCAGGAGGCTCGGCTGCGGCAGTGGCAGCGGGACAAGTTCCTTTTGCTTTAGGATCTGACACGGGTGGATCGATTCGCCAGCCTGCAGCCTTTTGCGGAGTCGTAGGATTAAAGCCGACCTATGGACGGGTTTCTCGTTTTGGATTAGTAGCTTTTGCTTCTTCTTTGGATCAAATCGGTCCCATTACACGCAATGTAGAAGATAACGCTTATCTTCTACAAGTGATCGCCGGATTGGATCCGCATGACTCTACATCGGCCAATGTGGAAGTGCCGAATTATGCGGCTGCACTAACCGGAGATGTGAAGGGATTAAAGATCGCCGTTCCAAAAGAGTATCTTGGCGAAGGAGTTCAAGAAGAAGTTCGACAATCCGTATTGAATGCTTTGAAAGTGCTCGAAAAACTAGGAGCCACTTGGGAAGAAGTATCGCTCCCGCATTCAAAATACGGAGTAGCCACGTACTATCTGTTGGCTTCTTCTGAAGCATCGTCCAATTTGGCTCGCTTTGACGGCATCCGCTACGGTTATCGGACGGAAAATGCCGAAAACTTGATTGAACTTTATAAGAAAACGAGAGCAGAAGGCTTCGGCGACGAAGTAAAGCGCCGCATTATGCTTGGAACATTTGCGTTAAGCTCCGGTTACTATGATGCTTATTACAAGAAGGCACAACAAGTGCGTACGCTGATCAAAAAAGACTTTGAAGATATTTTTGAAACTTATGATGTCATCATCGGGCCAACGACTCCGACACCGGCATTCAAAATCGGCGAAAATATAGACGATCCGTTGACGATGTATGCAAATGATATTTTAACGATCCCTGTGAATCTTGCAGGTGTGCCGGGAATCTCTGTTCCATGCGGATTTTCTGCGGACGGATTGCCGTTAGGGCTTCAAATTATCGGAAAGCACTTTGACGAAAGCACCGTTTACCGCGTGGCGCATGCATTTGAACAGGCAACGGACTTCCATAAACAAAAACCGCAACTGTAA
- the gatC gene encoding Asp-tRNA(Asn)/Glu-tRNA(Gln) amidotransferase subunit GatC, whose protein sequence is MSRISIEQVKHVADLARLAITEEEAEKFATQLDAIISFAEQLNELDTTNVKPTSHVLEMKNVLREDTPEKGLPREEVLKNAPDHQDGQIRVPAIIE, encoded by the coding sequence ATGTCACGAATTTCCATTGAACAAGTAAAGCACGTTGCTGATTTAGCGCGATTGGCGATTACGGAAGAAGAAGCTGAAAAATTCGCTACACAGCTGGATGCCATTATTTCGTTTGCGGAACAGCTGAATGAATTAGATACGACGAATGTAAAACCAACTTCTCACGTGCTGGAAATGAAAAACGTGCTGAGAGAAGATACTCCGGAAAAAGGGCTTCCTCGCGAAGAAGTTCTAAAGAATGCGCCTGATCACCAAGATGGGCAAATTCGTGTTCCGGCCATTATTGAGTAG
- the putP gene encoding sodium/proline symporter PutP, with protein MESGVYISISIYFLAMLAIGWYSYRKTSNLSDYMLGGRSLGPAVTALSAGASDMSGWLLMGLPGALYTTGISGSWIAIGLVIGAYSNYLFLAPRLRMYTYVANDSITIPNYLENRFIDRSRLLRLVSSLVIIIFFTLYTSAGIVSGGKLFESAFHLNYHLGAFLTAGVVIFYTLLGGFLAVSLTDFVQGTIMFIALILVPLVVFLDLGGPVSVFSEIHSVDPKLLDMFRGTSIMGIISFLAWGLGYFGQPHIIVRFMAIHSVKEMKTARRIGIGWMIMTVGGAVLVGLTGIAYMSVKHYPLHDPETIFIVFSRILFHPLITGFLLAAILAAIMSTISSQLLVTSSALTEDVYKAFVKRNVSDKELVLIGRLSVLLVAVVAIILSYSPNDTILALVGNAWAGFGASFGPAILLSLYWKRMNKWGALAGMIVGAVTVIIWISIPALKHFMYEMIPGFFLSTLAILIVSLLTSKPENEIEQTFELMEETLAKELKKGVRPL; from the coding sequence ATGGAGAGCGGCGTTTATATTTCAATATCGATTTATTTTTTGGCCATGCTGGCTATCGGATGGTACTCTTACAGAAAAACGTCGAATTTATCGGATTATATGCTTGGCGGCCGATCGTTAGGGCCTGCTGTCACCGCTCTTTCCGCTGGCGCCTCGGATATGAGCGGGTGGCTATTGATGGGGCTTCCCGGCGCCTTGTACACAACCGGAATTTCCGGTTCATGGATCGCCATCGGACTGGTCATCGGGGCGTATTCCAATTATTTATTTTTGGCGCCGCGATTGCGAATGTACACATATGTCGCCAATGATTCCATTACGATTCCAAACTACTTAGAAAATCGGTTTATCGACCGTTCCAGGCTGCTGCGCCTTGTTTCTTCGCTGGTCATTATTATTTTCTTTACCTTATATACATCCGCCGGGATCGTTTCAGGAGGAAAACTGTTTGAATCGGCCTTTCACCTCAACTATCATTTAGGTGCCTTTCTTACAGCAGGAGTCGTCATTTTTTATACTTTATTAGGTGGATTTTTAGCTGTCAGTTTAACCGATTTTGTCCAAGGAACGATCATGTTTATTGCTCTTATTCTCGTACCGCTTGTCGTTTTTCTGGATTTGGGCGGTCCCGTCTCCGTTTTCAGCGAGATTCATTCGGTGGATCCGAAACTGCTGGACATGTTTAGGGGTACATCGATCATGGGCATTATCTCCTTCCTAGCTTGGGGGCTAGGCTACTTTGGACAGCCACACATCATTGTCCGCTTTATGGCGATTCATTCTGTCAAGGAAATGAAAACGGCACGTCGGATCGGAATAGGCTGGATGATCATGACGGTCGGCGGCGCTGTTCTTGTCGGACTTACAGGGATTGCCTATATGTCCGTCAAACATTACCCTCTTCACGATCCGGAAACCATCTTTATCGTGTTCTCCAGGATCTTATTCCACCCGTTGATCACCGGCTTTTTATTAGCGGCTATATTAGCGGCCATCATGAGCACGATATCGTCACAGCTTTTGGTCACATCCAGCGCTTTGACCGAAGACGTTTATAAAGCGTTTGTGAAGCGGAATGTTTCTGACAAGGAATTGGTGTTGATCGGACGGCTTTCGGTTCTTTTAGTAGCCGTTGTCGCGATTATTTTATCGTATTCGCCGAACGATACGATTTTAGCTTTAGTAGGCAACGCTTGGGCAGGATTTGGCGCCTCTTTCGGTCCGGCGATCTTACTGAGCTTGTATTGGAAACGAATGAATAAATGGGGGGCGCTTGCAGGCATGATAGTCGGAGCTGTAACGGTGATCATCTGGATCAGCATCCCCGCCCTGAAACACTTTATGTACGAAATGATTCCAGGCTTTTTCTTAAGCACATTGGCGATTTTGATAGTTAGCCTCCTTACATCCAAACCAGAAAATGAAATTGAACAAACGTTTGAATTAATGGAAGAAACGTTGGCAAAAGAATTGAAAAAAGGGGTCAGACCCCTTTAG
- the aceA gene encoding isocitrate lyase gives MTDPRVQKLKESWENDERWKGITRPYTAEEVIKLRGSIDIEYTLARRGAEKLWKLLHTEDYINALGALTGNQAVQQVKAGLKAIYLSGWQVAADANLAGQMYPDQSLYPANSVPHVVKRINQALQRADQIHHLEGDDSIDWFAPIVADAEAGFGGQLNVFELMKAMIEAGAAGVHFEDQLSSEKKCGHLGGKVLLPTQTAVRNLIAARLAADVMGVPTILVGRTDAQAADLITSDIDPYDAPFITGERTEEGFYRTKKGIEQAIARGLAYAPYADLIWCETSEPNVEEARQFAEAIHEKFPGKLLAYNCSPSFNWKAKLDDKTILNFQKELAKMGYKFQFVTLAGFHTLNYSMFELARGYKERGMAAYSELQQKEFASEKYGYTATRHQREVGTGYFDEVSMVVTGGNASTVALKGSTEVEQFQTQPQR, from the coding sequence ATGACAGATCCACGTGTACAAAAATTAAAAGAATCATGGGAAAATGATGAAAGATGGAAAGGGATTACTCGTCCATATACAGCGGAAGAAGTGATCAAACTTCGCGGTTCGATTGATATTGAATATACACTGGCTCGCCGCGGTGCTGAAAAGCTTTGGAAACTGCTTCATACGGAAGACTATATCAATGCATTAGGAGCGTTGACCGGAAACCAAGCCGTGCAGCAAGTAAAAGCCGGATTGAAAGCCATCTATTTGAGCGGATGGCAAGTGGCAGCCGACGCCAACCTCGCCGGCCAAATGTATCCTGACCAAAGTTTGTACCCGGCCAACAGCGTACCGCATGTGGTCAAACGGATTAATCAAGCTTTGCAACGCGCCGACCAAATCCACCATTTAGAAGGAGACGACTCCATTGATTGGTTTGCTCCGATTGTGGCAGACGCAGAAGCCGGTTTCGGAGGACAATTGAATGTATTCGAATTAATGAAAGCGATGATCGAAGCAGGGGCTGCCGGTGTCCATTTCGAAGACCAGCTTTCTTCTGAGAAAAAATGCGGGCACTTAGGCGGAAAAGTGCTGCTGCCGACCCAAACGGCTGTACGCAATTTGATCGCTGCTCGTTTGGCGGCTGATGTAATGGGCGTACCAACTATTCTGGTAGGCAGAACGGATGCTCAAGCAGCTGATTTGATCACTAGCGATATTGACCCATATGATGCTCCATTTATTACAGGGGAACGCACGGAAGAAGGATTTTATCGCACGAAAAAAGGAATTGAACAAGCGATTGCTCGCGGACTTGCTTATGCACCGTATGCTGACCTTATTTGGTGTGAAACATCCGAACCGAACGTGGAAGAAGCTCGCCAATTTGCGGAAGCCATCCATGAGAAATTCCCAGGCAAGCTATTGGCATACAACTGCTCGCCATCGTTTAACTGGAAGGCAAAATTGGATGATAAAACGATTCTTAACTTCCAAAAAGAATTGGCCAAAATGGGCTATAAATTCCAATTTGTTACTCTTGCCGGATTCCATACCCTTAACTACAGCATGTTCGAATTGGCACGAGGCTATAAAGAGCGTGGAATGGCTGCTTACTCAGAATTGCAGCAAAAAGAGTTTGCCAGCGAAAAATATGGATACACGGCTACTCGCCATCAACGTGAAGTCGGCACCGGCTATTTTGACGAAGTGTCCATGGTGGTTACAGGCGGAAACGCCTCTACTGTTGCCCTTAAAGGCTCTACGGAAGTGGAACAATTCCAAACTCAACCTCAAAGATAA
- the aceB gene encoding malate synthase A yields the protein MATQIAGIQVTGPMRPGYEEILTPDALQFIEQLERRFGQRRVELLKKREERQREFDQGKFPTFLKETESIRNSDWEISPLPEDLKDRRVEITGPVDRKMVINALNSGAKCFMACFEDATSPTWENIIEGQINLRDAVNRTITFKNPNGKTYELKDKTAVLIVRPRGWHLEEKHVLVDGQPISGALFDFGLFFFHNAVRLVENGTGPYFYLPKIESHLEARLWNDVFVYAQKYVGIPRGTIKATVLIETITAAFEMDEILYELREHSAGLNCGRWDYIFSYIKKFRNHKDVILPDRSTVTMTVPFMRSYSLLTIKTCHRRKAPAIGGMAAQIPVKDDEKKNEEAFAKVRADKEREARDGHDGTWVAHPGLVPVAMEVFDREMKEPNQIESKKLEDVHVTEQDLVEVPEGKITEEGVRMNINVGIQYIASWLSGRGAAPIHNLMEDAATAEISRAQLWQWIRHPKGILDDGRKVTKEMYEQFKQEELEKIKQEIGEEAYASGRFDEAVELFDRLTLNDEFEDFLTIPGYKIL from the coding sequence ATGGCCACTCAAATAGCTGGGATTCAAGTAACTGGTCCGATGCGGCCCGGATATGAAGAAATTCTTACTCCGGATGCTTTGCAATTTATTGAACAGCTAGAAAGAAGATTTGGGCAGCGTCGAGTGGAACTTCTGAAAAAGAGAGAAGAACGTCAACGAGAGTTCGATCAAGGAAAATTTCCGACGTTCTTGAAAGAAACCGAATCTATTCGGAATAGTGATTGGGAAATTTCTCCCCTTCCTGAAGACTTGAAGGATCGCAGAGTGGAAATTACCGGGCCTGTTGATCGCAAAATGGTCATTAATGCGTTAAACTCTGGCGCCAAATGTTTTATGGCCTGTTTTGAAGATGCTACATCGCCCACTTGGGAGAATATCATCGAGGGACAGATCAATTTAAGGGACGCTGTAAACCGCACGATCACTTTCAAAAATCCTAACGGAAAGACATACGAATTAAAGGACAAAACCGCTGTATTAATTGTGCGCCCGCGCGGTTGGCATTTGGAAGAAAAGCATGTGTTGGTGGATGGACAACCCATCTCCGGGGCACTGTTTGATTTCGGGCTGTTTTTCTTTCATAATGCCGTGCGATTAGTGGAGAACGGTACAGGACCTTACTTCTACCTTCCGAAAATAGAAAGCCATTTGGAAGCAAGGCTTTGGAATGATGTCTTTGTTTATGCGCAAAAATATGTCGGCATCCCTAGAGGAACGATTAAAGCAACGGTTCTTATTGAAACGATCACGGCAGCTTTTGAAATGGATGAAATTTTATACGAATTGCGCGAACATTCCGCCGGTTTGAATTGCGGGCGTTGGGATTATATTTTCAGCTACATTAAAAAGTTCAGGAATCATAAAGATGTTATTTTGCCGGATCGTTCTACTGTCACCATGACCGTTCCGTTTATGCGCTCCTACTCGCTTTTGACGATCAAAACATGCCATCGCCGAAAAGCACCGGCCATTGGCGGGATGGCTGCGCAAATACCGGTCAAAGATGATGAGAAGAAAAATGAAGAAGCCTTTGCCAAAGTGCGGGCAGATAAAGAACGGGAAGCAAGAGACGGACACGATGGCACATGGGTGGCTCATCCGGGTCTTGTGCCGGTGGCAATGGAAGTGTTTGACCGGGAAATGAAAGAACCGAATCAAATTGAAAGTAAGAAATTGGAGGATGTCCATGTAACGGAACAAGATCTCGTCGAAGTTCCGGAAGGGAAAATCACCGAAGAAGGCGTCCGCATGAATATCAATGTCGGGATTCAATATATTGCTTCTTGGTTAAGCGGTCGGGGTGCTGCGCCGATTCACAATTTAATGGAAGATGCGGCGACGGCTGAAATTTCCCGCGCTCAGTTATGGCAATGGATCCGCCATCCAAAAGGAATTTTGGACGACGGGCGAAAGGTGACGAAAGAAATGTATGAACAATTTAAGCAAGAAGAGCTGGAAAAAATCAAGCAAGAAATCGGCGAAGAAGCCTATGCTTCCGGAAGATTCGATGAAGCCGTCGAATTGTTTGACAGACTGACGTTAAACGATGAATTTGAGGATTTCTTAACCATTCCTGGTTATAAAATTTTATAA
- a CDS encoding CamS family sex pheromone protein: MKKWLTVALAACLLASISGCAPSSIDKQNQVVQKKNDKKEKAIIPNYQISDQYYKTILPFKPGKAQGMVVQNLNTRYDIDEFETGLMRIAKQEFSPEKYLFQEGQYLSKKTIAAWLERKYTKKQLKEHGLKPSENLGLNPIDDEKGSIDERNKKSPIYLAHISEQDYLKQMDDNTVQLGGVVIGLALNSVHYYQKEEYGATYDLKIPHKQVEEQGKKIADEVAKRIRKIKGLENVPVVIALFEQASKDSVVPGHFFAYTTLGKGESTISHWEGLDEKYYLFPSDQADADHRDDNTYFLNFKEDVQKYFDNTTGVVGRAFYKDGQLNNLQIDISIQFNGEAEAIGFTQYVSGLILNHFPDYYPIEVNISSVEGPEALIVKKAKAKEPFVHIYGQ, from the coding sequence ATGAAAAAGTGGTTAACGGTTGCCTTAGCGGCCTGCCTTTTGGCAAGTATAAGCGGCTGTGCACCGTCGTCCATTGATAAACAAAATCAGGTCGTTCAGAAAAAGAATGATAAAAAAGAAAAAGCGATCATTCCTAATTACCAAATTTCGGATCAATATTATAAAACGATTTTGCCTTTTAAACCGGGAAAAGCACAAGGAATGGTCGTTCAAAATTTAAACACTCGCTATGACATCGATGAGTTTGAAACGGGATTAATGCGAATTGCAAAACAAGAGTTTTCGCCGGAAAAATATTTGTTCCAAGAAGGGCAATATTTGAGTAAAAAAACGATTGCTGCCTGGCTTGAGCGAAAATACACAAAGAAGCAGCTGAAAGAGCATGGACTTAAACCATCTGAAAATCTAGGATTAAATCCGATTGATGATGAAAAAGGTTCGATCGACGAACGGAATAAAAAAAGCCCCATTTATTTGGCACACATTTCGGAACAAGATTATTTAAAGCAAATGGATGATAACACGGTACAACTGGGAGGAGTCGTGATCGGTCTCGCTCTTAACTCGGTCCACTACTATCAGAAAGAAGAATACGGTGCTACGTATGACTTGAAAATTCCGCATAAACAAGTGGAAGAGCAAGGAAAGAAAATAGCGGATGAAGTAGCCAAACGAATTCGCAAAATAAAAGGCTTGGAAAATGTTCCGGTCGTCATCGCCCTTTTTGAACAAGCAAGCAAAGATTCTGTCGTGCCCGGACACTTCTTTGCCTACACTACGTTAGGAAAAGGAGAATCGACGATCAGCCATTGGGAAGGGCTTGATGAAAAGTATTATCTCTTCCCGTCAGACCAAGCAGATGCAGACCATCGCGATGACAATACCTACTTTTTGAATTTTAAAGAAGACGTCCAAAAATATTTTGACAATACGACAGGTGTTGTCGGCCGTGCTTTTTATAAAGATGGCCAGCTGAACAATTTGCAAATTGACATCAGTATTCAATTTAATGGCGAAGCCGAAGCGATTGGTTTTACGCAATATGTTTCCGGCTTGATTCTCAACCATTTCCCGGATTATTACCCGATTGAAGTCAATATCAGTTCCGTAGAAGGACCGGAAGCATTAATTGTGAAGAAAGCAAAAGCCAAAGAACCGTTCGTTCATATTTATGGGCAGTAA